In Mytilus edulis chromosome 3, xbMytEdul2.2, whole genome shotgun sequence, the genomic window GAGGGACTTACTAAAGAAGTTGGTAATGGTGTAATACCAACATTTactttcccctattagtctttgtttaaTTTGCACATTTCAAACAATTGTGCAGAAttaatctttgtttcaaataaagaaatacttggcatgagtaaagtgtATGCACTTTGATTTTGCcgtgtgattatggactttccgattggattttccactgagttcagtatttttgtgattttactttattctGTCCAGTACTACAGAAAAATTTCACACAATGTTTCATTGCATatattggaagttaaccaatcaaattttcaacttttttcgtcatgtgtacaagctttagtaaccatgtaacctcaagtttccaaaatattctataaaaaatatcaaatcaaaaactaaaggtgctttgaaacacccaagatatatgtCTATCACACAGATATTTGTTAACTGCAATGAAAAGTAAGATAAATTTCGTACTACTGTCAAAATCAATGGAACTGTTTTTTGCCCTTTTTCGTTTTCAACCGGATGTGGCATACTATGATTTCTATGTATTACAACTGTAATCAACCAGATACTGTGAatttttatactaaaattattaCTTAAATTTAATGATTATGTTTATTCTTTATCCGGTAAGTTCTGCGTACAGTTCGCTCAAAGCTTATTGATTAaaaattcttatatgatttgcatatggAATTGTTTCCCTTGTTAACATTTCGATAGACAAGGTTGCTTAAAACACGTATGTAAGCTATATAAACAGTATATCGATTTTCTGTGATCTATTCAtgttattgatttttaaattgggcttctaaatgttttattcaatttgtaaCTTAACCAACCCAGGATACACCAATAACCTCTAAAACATGTGCAATTTAGTACATGCCTTTTGGATACTTGCGCATGTGCAagtaaacaagtaaaaaaaaatttctgtggtctaatatttttgtatttttcacatATTTCTGGATTATAATAAGACATTTAAGTGAAAAGTAACGTTTGATCTACTTTTGATCTTGTGAACTAGTGAAAATTCGGTGAGAAAAGCAGTTGGGAATGCTTAATTCAGAGTCGGATCCTATGAGTAAACAATCAGCGGATAGTTACGTTCAGACAGTTATGGCTAGTAACATTGTATCTGTACCGGTTGAAATTCACGCTGAAAGGCCTGTAAGTAACTTTAATACTTTCGCTTTAACACCTAGAAAAACAACAAAACGTAGAAGGTCTGATGGTAATAATAAAAATGGTACTAAAAAACAGAGAAATAGCCCAGGTGTGCTCGATGACAAAAATCGTCACGCTCTAGAAGACAATCAGTGTATTGGAGTTCAAGGGAAGGCGTCTAATAAAAGCGACATGAACACTATTAAAGTTGTTAGTAAACAAACAAACAGTAATGATCTCAATGATTTAAAGATCATGGTAGGCAATTTAACAGATTCGATGAATACTTTACGCGATCACCTATCGACAAGAATAGACAGTTTAGAAAGTAATTTCGCAAAAACTATTGAAAAAGTTGTTGATAGAAAAATTGAAACCGCTATGAAGAAGGAAAGGAATATCGTacataaagaaatgaaaaatctGGAGAGTAAAGTTACCAAGGACATAGAACAGTTAAAAGTAGATGTAAATGAGGACTTCCAGAGTGTAAAGAATGAAATATCAAGTTTGAAAGACCGTTGTCAAGAACCTATGATCAGACCCGAGGCTGAGGCAGAGAACAACAAAAGAAACAACGCTATCATTCGAAACCTGGCAGAAAGTGAAAATGAAAATCTTTTCAACAAAGTAAGCGGACTGTTAAAGGACGGTTTAagattgaaaaatatcagcaTACACTCTGTAGAACGCAAGAGGAGCTTTCGAGAGGGTAAACCGGGTTTAGTTATTGTAAAGTTCAAAAACGCACAGGACAAGCGTAAAGTAATGGAGGTAAAGAAAACACTCCGAGAAGCAAGGAATTATAGAGACGTATTTATTGAAAATGACTTACCGAAGGCTGAAAGGATGCTCAATGCAAATCTTCGTCATATTGTGAATACTATCGGCAAGGATAAATTAGAAATTCGTGGATCGAGAATCCAAACAAAACGAAATGACAACGAATCAAGAGAAAGGACCGATCTAAGCCGACAGCTGTACGAGCAAAGAGGACGACGACATgagcaaaacacatcaaacaacgTAAGAGACAGTTACCGACGAGAAAACGAACCAAGAGACACCGATAATTTTAGACAGTCTACTCACCGTGGCGGTTACAGAAATGGGCGGCATTATTAGTGGCGTTGCGGGTTTTGGAATGTGAAGGGATGGGCCACTTCGAACATTGATGACCGACATAAATTACGTGAAATGTGTATTCAAAATGAACACTTAGATATTATAGGGATCGCCGAAACACATCTGACAGGAAAAAATGAAATCCGTATAAATGGCTATAAATGGTTTGGTCATAACCGGACAGAATTACATGAAAGAGCAAAGAAAGGTTCGGGAGGTGTTGGATTTCTAGTACGCGATGACATTGCATCACGCTACAACATCGAAATATTAGATAAATCAGTTGAAGGAATTTTATGGGTTCATGTACAACAAAGTGACGGTCGAGATTGCTTCCGAGCGTGTGTGTGTTATTTACCGCCAACTGGAACTACACGTAACATAGATGCGAATGATTTTTATGACTCGTTATTGAGCCAAGTTCATGTGTATGGAAATGAATCTATTTTCTTTTTGTGTGGCGATTTCAATAGCCGTTGTGGAGATATGGATGATTACATTGCAGGAG contains:
- the LOC139515515 gene encoding centlein-like, giving the protein MLNSESDPMSKQSADSYVQTVMASNIVSVPVEIHAERPVSNFNTFALTPRKTTKRRRSDGNNKNGTKKQRNSPGVLDDKNRHALEDNQCIGVQGKASNKSDMNTIKVVSKQTNSNDLNDLKIMVGNLTDSMNTLRDHLSTRIDSLESNFAKTIEKVVDRKIETAMKKERNIVHKEMKNLESKVTKDIEQLKVDVNEDFQSVKNEISSLKDRCQEPMIRPEAEAENNKRNNAIIRNLAESENENLFNKVSGLLKDGLRLKNISIHSVERKRSFREGKPGLVIVKFKNAQDKRKVMEVKKTLREARNYRDVFIENDLPKAERMLNANLRHIVNTIGKDKLEIRGSRIQTKRNDNESRERTDLSRQLYEQRGRRHEQNTSNNVRDSYRRENEPRDTDNFRQSTHRGGYRNGRHY